One genomic region from Argentina anserina chromosome 2, drPotAnse1.1, whole genome shotgun sequence encodes:
- the LOC126782457 gene encoding uncharacterized protein LOC126782457: MGLSKEQLLARLKELQIEFSQYDHPVVLTVEAQEKYVGHLGGGVSKNLFLKDKKSRFYIVSALADTKVDLKVLSVRLGLGKGGLRMAPEEALGEILQVPLGCVTPLSLVNESACNVSLLLDQRFKSQKFCFFHPISNDMSISLTTDGLDKFLKSIKRDPSYVDLEANPSVGKDQPPDLAALVPSSTVMLPDHPETAAVSSKVPAENKVSASNKPTKSAVSTKPSISAKGPQDKPANITDVWKFVEGLLDSTSSLLLEEITEKNFKEHGEKLGEMISNRLKTKLAAEMQNSVMIFKNTAYTEGFHAGTHCHSKHSF; the protein is encoded by the exons ATGGGACTTTCCAAGGAACAGCTGCTCGCTCGCTTAAAG GAGCTTCAGATTGAATTTTCCCAGTATGATCACCCTGTTGTTTTGACAGTTGAGGCTCAG GAAAAATATGTTGGGCATCTGGGAGGTGGAGTCAGTAAGAATTTGTTCTTAAAG GATAAGAAGAGTAGGTTCTATATTGTTTCCGCTTTGGCAGATACTAAAGTAGATCTGAAAG TTCTATCTGTGAGGCTCGGTTTGGGAAAAGGTGGCTTGAGAATGGCTCCTGAAGAAGCACTGGGAGAAATACTTCAG GTCCCACTGGGTTGTGTTACTCCTTTGTCACTGGTGAACGAGTCTGCGTG CAATGTCTCTCTGCTGTTGGATCAAAGATTTAAAAGTCAGAAGTTTTGCTTCTTTCACCCTATATCGAATGACATGTCAATCT CACTAACCACCGATGGTCTTGACAAGTTTCTGAAGTCAATTAAGAGAGACCCCTCATATGTTGATTTGGAG GCTAACCCATCAGTTGGGAAGGACCAACCTCCGGACCTTGCAGCGCTTGTGCCATCGAGCACTGTAATGTTGCCGGATCACCCAGAGACAGCAGCAGTTTCCTCGAAAGTTCCTGCAGAAAACAAAGTTTCTGCAAGCAACAAGCCCACAAAAAGTGCAG TGAGCACCAAGCCATCCATTAGTGCTAAAGGTCCCCAGGACAAACCAGCCAACATAACAGATGTTTGGAAATTTGTTGAAGGTTTACTGGACTCAACATCTTCTTTATTGCTGGAAGAG ATTACAGAGAAGAATTTTAAGGAACATGGAGAAAAGCTTGGGGAAATGATATCAAACAGATTAAAAACTAAATTAGCTGCAGAAATGCAGAACTCAGTT ATGATTTTCAAAAATACTGCGTACACGGAAGGGTTCCATGCTGGGACGCACTGTCATTCAAAACATTCTTTCTGA
- the LOC126783482 gene encoding uncharacterized protein LOC126783482, translated as MDGQKSQAKLTRTQSSLLRSSPTIRSSIHSLHSMSSLTEDDVTSGNYHHHHSQYDGDEEEQKPKTKSLLLPIPRLSGSTPRAGGSTRSGNSGQLTAVASVVIFTFFGFFFFYYLRRDEIPTSENLLLALVFVAVTLFLANKNKSLIHHSVAVMKHSWDDKSKRFRICRAAQQSAKPVQWFIGSDPNPNPKTRKEHRIIREGVEFYSNGDFYEGEFHKGKSNGSGVYNYFVNGRYEGDWIDAKYDGYGIESWARGSRYKGQYTQGSRHGYGVYRFYTGDSYSGEWCNGQSHGVGVQTCSDGSCYAGEFKYGAKHGLGCYHFRNGDRYAGEYFGDKIHGFGIYHFANGHCYEGSWHEGRKQGYGVYIFRSGDTRCGVWDGGTLKHPLVPLNDAVVRAVQAARRAAQNAANLRQVDDQVNKAVMASNRAATAARVAAVKAVQNRMDGKFCDTNV; from the exons ATGGACGGTCAGAAAAGCCAGGCGAAGCTTACGAGGACCCAGTCGTCGCTCCTCCGGTCCTCCCCTACTATCCGATCCTCCATTCACAGCCTCCACAGCATGTCCTCCCTCACCGAGGATGACGTCACCTCCGGTaactaccaccaccaccacagcCAGTACGACGGCGACGAGGAGGAGCAGAAGCCGAAGACCAAGTCGCTGCTGCTCCCGATTCCGCGGCTGTCCGGGTCGACTCCGCGGGCGGGCGGGTCGACCCGGTCCGGGAACAGCGGGCAGTTGACGGCCGTGGCCTCGGTCGTTATCTTCACCTTCTTcggattcttcttcttctactacCTCCGCCGGGACGAGATTCCGACGTCGGAGAATCTCCTGCTGGCGCTGGTGTTCGTGGCCGTCACGCTTTTCTTGGCGAACAAGAACAAGTCGCTGATCCACCACAGCGTCGCGGTCATGAAGCACTCGTGGGACGACAAGTCCAAGCGCTTCCGAATCTGCCGGGCCGCCCAACAAAGCGCGAAGCCCGTGCAGTGGTTCATCGGGTCGGACCCGAACCCGAACCCGAAGACACGCAAGGAGCACCGGATAATCCGGGAGGGCGTGGAGTTCTACAGCAATGGCGATTTCTACGAGGGGGAGTTCCACAAGGGGAAGAGCAACGGCAGCGGGGTTTATAACTACTTTGTCAACGGCCGTTACGAGGGTGATTGGATCGATGCCAAGTATGATGGGTACGGAATTGAGAGCTGGGCGAGGGGGAGTAGGTACAAGGGTCAGTATACGCAAGGATCGAGGCATGGTTATGGGGTTTATAGATTTTACACAGGTGATTCTTACTCCGGGGAGTGGTGTAATGGGCAGAGCCATGGCGTTGGAGTTCAGACTTGCTCTGATGGCAGCTGTTATGCTGGGGAGTTCAAGTATGGGGCCAAGCATGGACTTGGCTGCTACCATTTTAG AAATGGAGATAGGTACGCAGGGGAGTATTTCGGTGACAAAATCCATGGATTTGGTATCTATCACTTTGCTAATGGCCATTGTTACGAGGGGTCATGGCATGAGGGCCGGAAGCAAGGCTACGGCGTTTATATTTTCAGGAGTGGCGATACAAGATGTGGCGTATGGGATGGTGGCACCCTCAAGCACCCTCTCGTGCCACTGAACGATGCAGTTGTACGAGCTGTTCAG GCTGCTAGAAGAGCAGCACAGAATGCTGCTAATCTGCGGCAGGTGGATGATCAGGTGAACAAGGCGGTCATGGCTTCAAATAGAGCTGCCACTGCCGCCAGAGTTGCTGCTGTCAAAGCCGTTCAAAACCGAATGGATGGCAAGTTTTGTGATACAAATGTCTGA
- the LOC126782456 gene encoding E3 ubiquitin-protein ligase RZF1: protein MSLSPPRARTNSRPRPIYQVYWCYQCQRQVRITSTPDPIICPRCFGQFLAEMDITFRPTRRFTDYTDFDSTPGARLLEALSLMLDPPISLFDSGLLDPEPETRRPGPSRRRRHRSFDDDIERGDPTHPELGTRNRPRTWIIVRPVNDDPIQPLPRARDTQNPVLPVPRGADPGNYFFGSGLQGLIEELTQNDRPGPPPVPEPTINLIPSVKVTEAHLSNDTNCPICMDEFKVGGEARELPCKHIYHGECIVPWLRLHNSCPVCRVEIPVSTAEESEGSNSGGGSGGGRRGRRGGRWSRFRSLWPFRERYRRIEPQDENDDAHSATSRVANPWWHHCSIL, encoded by the exons ATGTCTCTGAGCCCCCCTCGTGCCAGAACCAACTCCCGCCCTCGGCCAATCTACCAGGTCTACTGGTGCTACCAATGCCAAAGGCAAGTCCGCATCACCTCCACACCTGACCCGATCATCTGCCCGCGCTGTTTCGGACAGTTCCTCGCCGAAATGGACATCACCTTCCGCCCCACTCGCCGCTTCACCGACTATACTGACTTCGACTCCACCCCTGGAGCTCGTTTGCTTGAAGCTCTCTCCCTCATGCTCGACCCGCCCATCAGCCTTTTCGATAGCGGACTACTTGACCCAGAGCCTGAAACCCGACGTCCCGGCCCCAGCAGGCGTAGAAGGCACCGCAGTTTCGATGATGATATAGAGCGCGGGGACCCGACACACCCGGAACTCGGTACCAGAAACCGACCAAGGACTTGGATCATTGTCCGACCTGTCAACGACGACCCCATTCAGCCTCTTCCTAGAGCAAGAGATACTCAAAACCCGGTGTTACCGGTTCCACGAGGAGCTGATCCGGGGAACTATTTTTTCGGGTCGGGGCTCCAGGGACTCATTGAGGAGCTGACGCAAAACGACCGGCCTGGACCGCCACCCGTACCTGAACCCACAATCAACTTAATCCCGAGCGTTAAAGTTACCGAGGCTCATTTGAGTAATGACACTAATTGTCCTATTTGCATGGATGAGTTTAAGGTGGGCGGAGAAGCGAGAGAGTTGCCATGCAAGCATATATACCACGGTGAGTGCATTGTGCCCTGGTTGAGGCTTCACAATTCTTGCCCTGTTTGCCGGGTTGAGATTCCGGTTTCGACCGCCGAGGAGTCGGAGGGCTCGAACAGCGGTGGAGGGAGCGGTGGAGGGAGGAGGGGAAGGCGGGGCGGGAGGTGGAGCCGGTTTCGGTCGTTGTGGCCATTTCGGGAAAGATATCGCCGGATTGAGCCGCAGGATGAAAATGATGATGCTCATAGCGCTACTTCTAGAGTTG CTAACCCATGGTGGCATCATTGCTCCATTCTTTAG
- the LOC126782161 gene encoding probable inorganic phosphate transporter 1-2, producing MANDNDQPQQLEVLSMLDAAKTQFYHFRAVVISGMGFFTDSYDLFCISLVTKLLGRIYYTLPGSSKPGSLPPNLAAAVNGVALCGTLAGQLFFGWLGDKLGRKRVYGITLMLMVGCSICSGLSFGSTPNSVMATLCFFRFWLGFGIGGDYPLSATIMAEYSNKKTRGAFIAAVFAMQGFGILAGGMVAIVVSAIFRELYPAQPYAENHIESIPSQVDYVWRIILMFGALPAGLTYYWRRQMPETPRYTALVAKDGTKACEDMSKVLNVEIKEEQIVVQSKAKSFGLFSKEFMRRHGMHLLGTSACWFLLDIAYYSQNLFQKDIFSAVGWLPAAKSMSALDELFKIARAQTLIALCGTVPGYWFTVALIDRKHFGRFRIQLIGFFFMTVFMFVLGIGYHHWSMPANNIGFIALYALTFFFANFGPNSTTFVVPAEIFPARFRSTCHGISAAFGKAGAIVGAFGFLYASQNQDKAKADAGFPAGIGMKNSLLVLAVINTIGLLFTFLVPESKGKSLEEMSRENEEQRGDLENQVEANV from the coding sequence ATGGCCAATGACAATGACCAGCCGCAGCAGCTGGAAGTTCTTTCCATGCTTGATGCCGCGAAAACACAATTCTACCACTTCAGGGCAGTGGTCATCTCCGGCATGGGATTCTTCACCGATTCCTACGACCTTTTCTGCATCTCCCTCGTCACCAAACTCCTCGGCCGCATCTACTACACCCTTCCGGGGTCCTCTAAACCCGGCAGCCTCCCTCCTAACTTGGCTGCTGCCGTCAATGGAGTAGCTCTCTGCGGCACCCTCGCTGGCCAACTCTTCTTCGGGTGGCTTGGTGACAAGCTCGGCCGCAAACGCGTCTATGGCATAACCCTAATGCTTATGGTGGGCTGCTCTATCTGCTCTGGACTCTCCTTCGGAAGCACCCCCAACTCCGTCATGGCCACCCTCTGCTTCTTCCGATTCTGGCTCGGCTTCGGCATCGGCGGTGACTACCCGCTCTCTGCTACCATCATGGCAGAGTATTCCAACAAGAAAACCCGTGGTGCATTTATTGCCGCCGTCTTTGCCATGCAAGGGTTTGGGATTTTGGCTGGAGGAATGGTGGCGATCGTAGTATCAGCTATCTTCCGCGAGCTTTATCCGGCGCAACCCTACGCTGAGAACCACATCGAATCCATCCCTTCTCAGGTCGACTACGTATGGAGGATTATTCTCATGTTCGGTGCTCTTCCGGCGGGCCTTACTTATTACTGGAGAAGACAAATGCCGGAGACCCCTCGCTATACTGCCTTGGTGGCCAAGGATGGAACCAAAGCTTGTGAAGACATGTCCAAAGTTTTAAACGTCGAAATCAAGGAGGAGCAGATAGTAGTGCAGAGCAAGGCGAAGTCTTTTGGTCTGTTTTCCAAGGAGTTCATGAGGCGACATGGAATGCACTTACTGGGAACATCGGCTTGTTGGTTCTTACTAGACATTGCTTACTACAGCCAAAATCTGTTCCAGAAGGATATTTTCAGCGCCGTGGGATGGCTGCCCGCTGCAAAGTCGATGAGTGCCCTTGATGAGCTTTTCAAGATTGCTAGGGCACAAACCCTAATTGCTCTTTGTGGTACTGTTCCCGGCTATTGGTTCACTGTGGCTTTGATCGATCGCAAGCACTTTGGACGGTTCCGTATTCAGCTGATTGGGTTCTTTTTCATGACTGTATTCATGTTTGTTTTGGGAATTGGGTACCACCATTGGAGTATGCCGGCTAACAATATTGGGTTTATAGCGCTTTATGCACTGACATTTTTCTTCGCCAATTTCGGACCTAACAGCACCACATTTGTGGTGCCGGCTGAGATTTTTCCAGCAAGGTTTCGGTCCACTTGTCACGGAATTTCGGCGGCTTTCGGCAAGGCGGGTGCAATTGTCGGGGCTTTTGGGTTCTTGTATGCGTCGCAGAATCAAGACAAGGCTAAGGCTGATGCAGGGTTCCCGGCTGGAATTGGGATGAAGAATTCTCTGTTAGTACTTGCAGTGATCAATACCATAGGGTTATTGTTTACGTTCTTGGTTCCTGAATCTAAGGGGAAATCCCTCGAGGAGATGTCAAGGGAGAATGAAGAACAAAGAGGTGATCTTGAGAACCAAGTAGAGGCTAATGTTTAG